One part of the Mya arenaria isolate MELC-2E11 chromosome 3, ASM2691426v1 genome encodes these proteins:
- the LOC128225640 gene encoding uncharacterized protein LOC128225640, with protein MSSSTMMMSRSRDVVSRFLEQTISTLCRDAVKFNRRLEIEGVICVTVDNGVEHVVKIRQQFKKEVSDDTSHTTNGEISLPEECASRSLNTSSSSSVSLSMPMYDNHKHSVALTSMGTTSAISSRLFDTLKVKSEPEETQDEPTIELTSIPKLTTATTTVDKHNSNGISLNGSSEYDKLHLEKMTISTAKNILCKKCGQTLEEVRSFETHNVTEHGHFTCLICLSTFTSRNNMKRHIRLHTGVKPYRCHKCSESFSRNDDFKRHLLRHSFQKPYRCATCQTGYADRVGVKSHMMKDHGTASFHVCSHCGECFTDLWKFKEHRESHADGQDYRCSLCAFVGSNALMYNKHMLTHGSLRKYMCTHCDVTYSDPFGYTEHLKKHKGDDFVHSFQCCFCDLTFPSFEQFQRHEHTHVQSRQHTCSVCQKQFRYPSNLREHMLTHIPKSDLLGEMEPRDKHELQTLPKWSNLETDTDFTEMRLQTFPVNLLSRAVDLTNGTVEENNNVIDGNKREDGSNEAEGTSNGSSEYWCAECQQGFGSETYLQRHISSRHEQGGSDISLEEEMANDVAKRRFHDAEMSAYNYVMKDLYEDDSRSSVLSNISDFRALTPVEKEDTKRSPTPNKRKSGIPHERRHIQLPKRARGYENENSNDASETPSFQSSPDNGQTGEIIPGQAAPLSLTHLKMFQSTMKQVQKIQAKFGLEPAVFDLSPKKENDDESLEGLNLSPTSKSSRTSPKSKTPTMSASLEGMKLKIRRETDKTHEPNDNDFLQEISKFNLSDESNTTDNDNTSDSIKPYSKSSVLGMDTEFSTSSLSRSSPTTINLKVRNPGFEKVVTPEVLFSTKAPFTCELCEETFDEFETFDTHGVKVHRRFLCSYCGKAFTSRPNRERHVRYHTGEKPYTCDLCPSSFFRGDDLKYHRTTKHADVKPFLCGACQTSFSFPKELEKHLRLNPDHKHV; from the coding sequence ATGTCATCCTCGACGATGATGATGTCTCGATCACGAGACGTCGTTTCTCGATTCCTAGAGCAGACGATATCGACGTTATGCCGTGACGCCGTCAAGTTCAACCGACGCCTGGAGATAGAGGGCGTCATATGCGTCACCGTAGACAACGGAGTAGAGCACGTGGTAAAGATACGTCAGCAATTCAAAAAAGAAGTTTCAGACGATACGTCACACACGACAAACGGTGAAATATCGTTACCTGAAGAGTGCGCTAGTCGTTCCCTTAACACTTCTTCTAGTTCGTCTGTCAGCTTGTCTATGCCCATGTATGACAATCATAAACATTCCGTGGCGTTGACGTCAATGGGCACCACCAGTGCCATAAGTAGTCGACTGTTTGATACACTGAAAGTAAAGTCTGAGCCAGAAGAGACCCAGGATGAACCAACTATAGAGTTGACGTCAATACCAAAGTTGACAACGGCAACGACGACAGTTGATAAACATAACAGTAACGGCATAAGTTTGAACGGGTCCTCCGAGTATGACAAGTTGCATTtggaaaaaatgacaatttcaaCCGCGAAGAACATCTTGTGTAAGAAGTGTGGACAGACGCTTGAAGAAGTGAGATCATTTGAAACGCACAATGTTACTGAACATGGTCACTTTACCTGCTTGATATGTCTATCCACGTTTACATCACGCAACAACATGAAGCGTCACATTCGGCTTCACACCGGCGTAAAACCGTACCGATGTCATAAATGCTCAGAGAGTTTTTCCCGTAACGACGATTTTAAGCGTCACCTGTTACGTCACTCATTCCAGAAGCCGTACCGCTGCGCCACGTGTCAAACTGGATACGCAGACCGCGTCGGCGTTAAGAGCCACATGATGAAAGATCACGGGACGGCTTCTTTCCACGTGTGTTCGCACTGCGGTGAGTGTTTCACAGACTTGTGGAAGTTTAAGGAGCACCGGGAGTCGCACGCGGACGGCCAGGACTACCGCTGCTCTTTGTGTGCATTCGTGGGCTCCAACGCCCTTATGTACAACAAGCACATGCTCACACACGGCTCTTTGAGAAAGTACATGTGCACTCACTGTGACGTCACATATTCCGACCCGTTCGGTTACACGGAGCATCTGAAGAAACACAAGGGAGACGACTTCGTGCATTCATTCCAGTGTTGTTTTTGCGATCTTACCTTCCCTAGTTTTGAGCAGTTTCAACGGCACGAACATACTCACGTGCAGTCCCGGCAACACACGTGCAGCGTCTGTCAAAAGCAGTTCCGTTACCCGTCTAATCTACGGGAGCACATGCTGACACACATACCAAAGTCAGACCTGCTGGGTGAAATGGAGCCTCGAGACAAACACGAATTACAAACCTTGCCGAAGTGGTCAAACTTGGAGACAGATACCGATTTTACCGAAATGCGCCTTCAAACTTTCCCGGTTAACTTACTAAGCCGTGCTGTGGATCTTACCAACGGAACAGTTGAAGAGAATAACAATGTTATAGACGGAAATAAGCGCGAAGATGGTTCCAACGAAGCGGAAGGAACCTCAAATGGGTCCAGTGAGTACTGGTGCGCGGAGTGTCAGCAGGGGTTTGGCTCAGAGACTTACCTCCAACGCCACATATCCTCCCGCCACGAACAAGGCGGCTCCGACATCAGTCTTGAAGAGGAAATGGCTAATGACGTTGCTAAAAGACGTTTCCACGACGCTGAAATGTCCGCGTACAACTACGTCATGAAAGATTTGTACGAAGATGACAGCCGTTCATCAGTGTTGAGTAACATCTCGGATTTCCGAGCGTTGACACCTGTTGAGAAGGAAGATACGAAAAGGTCTCCCACTCCGAACAAGAGAAAATCTGGCATCCCTCATGAGCGTCGCCATATTCAGTTACCCAAAAGAGCTCGAGGTTACGAAAATGAAAACAGCAACGACGCGAGTGAGACGCCATCATTTCAGTCCAGTCCAGATAATGGCCAGACAGGGGAGATAATTCCAGGACAAGCAGCGCCCCTCTCACTTACGCACCTTAAAATGTTCCAGAGTACTATGAAACAAGTACAGAAGATCCAGGCCAAATTTGGGTTGGAACCGGCCGTATTTGATCTTTCGCCAAAGAAGGAGAATGATGATGAAAGTTTAGAGGGTTTGAATTTAAGTCCAACTTCAAAGTCCTCGCGTACATCTCCCAAATCGAAGACCCCTACGATGTCGGCAAGTTTAGAGGGCATGAAATTGAAGATTCGTCGAGAAACTGACAAAACACATGAACCCAATGACAACGACTTCCTCCAAGAGATTAGTAAATTTAACCTGTCCGATGAAAGCAATACCACTGATAATGATAACACCAGTGATTCGATCAAGCCATACAGTAAATCGTCCGTTCTAGGCATGGACACTGAGTTTTCAACATCTTCACTGAGTCGTAGCTCGCCAACCACAATTAACCTAAAGGTGCGGAACCCTGGGTTTGAAAAGGTAGTAACTCCGGAAGTACTGTTTAGCACGAAGGCGCCTTTTACGTGCGAACTGTGCGAGGAAACGTTCGATGAGTTTGAGACTTTTGACACTCACGGCGTCAAGGTGCATCGGCGTTTCCTGTGCAGCTACTGCGGCAAGGCGTTCACCTCGCGCCCAAATCGTGAGCGCCACGTGCGCTACCACACAGGGGAAAAGCCGTACACCTGCGACCTGTGCCCCTCATCCTTTTTCCGTGGGGACGACCTTAAGTACCACCGGACAACGAAGCACGCGGACGTGAAGCCCTTCCTATGCGGGGCCTGTCAGACGTCATTCTCGTTCCCTAAGGAACTTGAGAAGCACCTGCGACTCAATCCTGACCACAAACATGTGTGA